One genomic region from Agelaius phoeniceus isolate bAgePho1 chromosome 25, bAgePho1.hap1, whole genome shotgun sequence encodes:
- the RAB44 gene encoding ras-related protein Rab-44 isoform X1, with the protein MQAQQEAESLDTTEEQGTGANVQLMAEGDELRVTPGGSTETNLQPLGEAGCSGTEQGGNVDPEVQPLHQGDKAEVLERKAEDAQADMVFHEGPSPEGPQGGEAEKAVQLEEEEDGAQGQGEHGLSHEPELDLQGSVAEHGEGADEDVQAQEEAESLGTTEEQSSGANVQLMAEGDELRVTQGGSTETNLQLMSGSSGTEQGRNVDPDVQHLDQGDKAEVLERKAEDVQADMRVHEGPSPGAPWGGESERAAQLEEEEDGAQGQGEDDLSHEPELDLQGSGAEHGEGADEEVQAQEEAESLGTTEEQSSGANVQLMAEEDELKSASGESTEADLQPLIQTDSMGTEQVAPDVQSLDQGDKAEVVEREAEESWTDTQLCVTASPETPRGGELCAAVQPRDGAGDGAQGQGVRGQMQELVPDPSAVTISQRRGTDGGVQPVEEAESLDTVEEQSSGAIVQLMAEGDELRVSPGGSTETNLQPLGEAGSSGTEQGGKVDPEVQSLHQEGKEELVEGEAEDVQADMVFHEDPSPEGPQGGEGEKAAQLEEEGGAQGQGEDELLHEPELDMDRSGVRQREGADEDVQAQEEAESLDTTEDKSSGANVQLMAEGDELRVTPGGSTEANLQVWGEAGCSGTEQGGKLDPEVQPLHQEGKAEVLERKAEDVQADMVFHEGPSPGSPRRGQGEKAAQLEEEEDGAQGQGEHGLSHEPELDLQGSGAEHGEGADEDMQAEEEAESLDTTEEQGSGAIVQLMAEGDELRLTRGGSTETDLQPLGEAGCSGTEQGGKLDPDVQSLHQDDKEQLVEGEAEDAQTDMVFHEDSSPEGPQGGEGEKAVQLEEEGGAQGQGEDELLHEPELDMDRSGVRQGGEADEDMQAEEEAESLDTTEDKSSGANVQLMAEGDELKSASGKSTEADLQPLIQTDSMETEQVAPDVQSLDQGDKAEVVEREAEESWTDTQLCVTASPETPRGGEFCAAVQPRDGAGDGAQGQGVRGQMQELVPDPSAVTISQRRGTDGGVQPVEEAESLDTVEEQSSGAIVQLMAEGNELRVSPGGSTETNLQPLGEAGSSGTEQGGKVDPEVQPLHQEGKEELVEGEAEDAQADMVFHEDPSPEGPQGGEAEKAAQLEEEDGAQVQGEHGLSHEPELDMDRSGVRQREGAGEDMQAQEEAESLDTTEEQSSGANVQLMAEGDELRVTPGGSTEANLQLMSGSSGTEQGGSVDPEVQPLHQEDKEEVLERKAEDAQADMVFHEVPSPGAPWGGEGERAAQLEEEEDGAQGQGEHGLSHEPELDLQGSGVRQGGEADEEVQAQEEAESLGTTEEQGSGAIVQLMAEGDELRVTPGGSTEANLQVWNEAGSSGTEQGGIVDPEVQHLDQEDKAELVEGMEGEAEDVQADLQLSEGLSPGAPWVEGRGALQNEEEEEGGAEVPGENGLPQESVLAPEEAGDQQGEGPGAQPQEEAGRLHTLEAQSTDAGVQLFTDQQMPKSGSGGSTEADLTPLGVAGLWEGEQSLTLGLEAVLGTSPTAKPWEGAAAADVPPPAEAATAAEGPGLEAKLGACIAPEGQILEAQELLQGERAPAEGKPLDGAHGLEVAQGERLEAGVRNGVKTQGLGLNQGHDDAELASLVSEALSQLSPLKLETMMQEDVLIPDVWRLCAPGQAAQREPQEQVSAQGHEGRLHKVTQQPEGETPPTREPEHTAAGPAEHPKQEVPPASPLHKAVQPGDAGNDQLGVVLRENSLGQRQLLGEQSKDISVGQREKMQEFGEKMSQEGEPSSGEPGAVTAAGAGAAPQGCPKAALDPDHLYNVLFVGDSHVGKTSFLYRLHADTFNPHLTATVGLDYQIKNLVVDNKRFALRLWDSAGQERYRSMTKQFFRKADGVVLMYDITSEYSFSDVRYWLSCIQEGAEDGVAVLLLGNKTDCAAQRQVPTKEGECLAKEHQLMFYECSAASGHNVFESMVSFTRLLKVREDELKNKAEEVPKAPQKKKGCCW; encoded by the exons ATGCAAGCACAGCAAGAGGCTGAAAGCCTGGACACTACTGAGGAGCAGGGCACTGGTGCCAATGTGCAGCTGATGGCAGAGGGGGATGAGCTCAGAGTGACACCAGGAGGGAGCACAGAGACAAATCTGCAGCCCTTGGGTGAGGCTGGATGctcagggacagagcagggagggaatgtGGATCCAGAGGTGCAGCCTCTGCATCAGGGGGATAAAGCAGAGGTTTTGGAAAGGAAGGCAGAGGATGCCCAGGCAGATATGGTGTTCCATGAGGGTCCCAGCCCAGAAGGCCCacagggaggagaggctgaaaaagctgttcagctggaggaggaggaggatggggcacAAGGACAGGGTGAGCATGGGCTGTCACACGAGCCTGAGCTTGACCTGCAGGGATCAGTAGCTGAGCATGGTGAAGGAGCTGATGAAGACGTGCAAGCTCAGGAAGAGGCTGAAAGCCTGGGCACTactgaggagcagagcagtggtgCCAATGTGCAGCTGATGGCAGAGGGGGATGAGCTCAGAGTGACCCAAGGAGGGAGCACAGAGACAAATCTGCAGCTCATGTCTGGATCctcagggacagagcagggaaggaatgTGGATCCAGATGTGCAGCACCTGGATCAGGGGGATAAAGCAGAGGTTTTGGAAAGGAAGGCAGAGGATGTCCAGGCAGATATGAGGGTCCATGAgggccccagcccaggggctccatggGGAGGGGAGAGTGAAagagctgctcagctggaggaggaggaggatggggcacAAGGACAGGGTGAGGATGATCTGTCACACGAGCCTGAGCTTGATCTGCAGGGatcaggagctgagcatggtgAAGGGGCTGATGAAGAAGTGCAAGCTCAGGAAGAGGCTGAAAGCCTGGGCACTactgaggagcagagcagtggtgCCAATGTGCAGCTGATGGCAGAGGAGGATGAGCTCAAATCAGCCTCAGGAGAAAGCACAGAGGCAGATCTGCAGCCCTTAATCCAGACTGactccatggggacagagcaggtGGCTCCAGATGTGCAGTCCCTGGATCAGGGGGATAAAGCAGAGGTAGTGGAAAGGGAGGCAGAGGAGTCCTGGACAGACACTCAGCTGTGTGTGACTGCCAGCCCTGAAACTCCCCGTGGAggggagctctgtgcagctgtgcagcccagggatggggctggggatggggcacagggacagggtgtgCGTGGGCAGATGCAGGAGCTGGTGCCTGACCCATCTGCAGTGACCATCAGCCAGAGAAGGGGGACAGATGGAGGTGTGCAGCCAGTGGAGGAGGCTGAAAGCTTGGACACAgtggaagagcagagcagtggtgCCATTGTGCAGCTGATGGCAGAGGGGGATGAGCTCAGAGTGAGCCCAGGAGGGAGCACAGAGACAAATCTGCAGCCCTTGGGTGAGGCTGGATCctcagggacagagcagggagggaaagtgGATCCAGAGGTGCAGTCCCTGCATCAGGAGGGTAAAGAAGAGTTGGTGGAAGGGGAGGCAGAGGATGTCCAGGCAGATATGGTGTTCCATGAGGATCCCAGCCCAGAAGGCCCACAGGGAGGAGAGGGTGAAAAAGCtgctcagctggaggaggagggtggggcACAAGGACAGGGTGAGGATGAGCTGCTACATGAGCCTGAGCTTGATATGGACAGATCAGGGGTCAGGCAAAGAGAGGGGGCTGATGAAGACGTGCAAGCTCAGGAAGAGGCTGAAAGCCTGGACACTACTGAGGACAAGAGCAGTGGTGCCAATGTGCAGCTGATGGCAGAGGGGGATGAGCTCAGAGTGACACCAGGAGGGAGCACAGAGGCAAATCTGCAGGTCTGGGGTGAGGCTGGATGctcagggacagagcagggagggaaactGGATCCAGAGGTGCAGCCTCTGCATCAGGAGGGTAAAGCAGAGGTTTTGGAAAGGAAGGCAGAGGATGTCCAGGCAGATATGGTGTTCCATGAGGGTCCCAGCCCAGGAAGCCCACGGAGAGGTCAGGGTGAAAAAGCtgctcagctggaggaggaggaggatggggcacAAGGACAGGGTGAGCATGGGCTGTCACATGAGCCTGAGCTTGATCTGCAGGGATCAGGAGCTGAACATGGTGAAGGGGCTGATGAAGACATGCAAGCAGAGGAAGAGGCTGAAAGCCTGGACACTactgaggagcagggcagtggtgCCATTGTGCAGCTGATGGCAGAGGGGGATGAGCTCAGACTGACCCGAGGAGGGAGCACAGAGACAGATCTGCAGCCCTTGGGTGAGGCTGGATGCTCAGGGACAGAACAGGGAGGGAAACTGGATCCAGATGTGCAGTCCCTGCATCAGGACGATAAAGAACAGTTGGTGGAAGGGGAGGCAGAGGATGCCCAGACAGATATGGTGTTCCATGAGGATTCCAGCCCAGAAGGCCCACAGGGAGGAGAGGGTGAAAAAGCTgttcagctggaggaggagggtggggcACAAGGACAGGGTGAGGATGAGCTGCTACATGAGCCTGAGCTTGATATGGACAGATCAGGGGtcaggcagggaggggaggctgATGAAGACATGCAAGCAGAGGAAGAGGCTGAAAGCCTGGACACTACTGAGGACAAGAGCAGTGGTGCCAATGTGCAGCTGATGGCAGAGGGGGATGAGCTCAAATCAGCCTCAGGAAAAAGCACAGAGGCAGATCTGCAGCCCTTAATCCAGACTGACTCCATGGAGACAGAGCAGGTGGCTCCAGATGTGCAGTCCCTGGATCAGGGGGATAAAGCAGAGGTAGTGGAAAGGGAGGCAGAGGAGTCCTGGACAGACACTCAGCTGTGTGTGACTGCCAGCCCAGAAACTCCCCGTGGAGGGGAGttctgtgcagctgtgcagcccagggatggggctggggatggggcacagggacagggtgtgCGTGGGCAGATGCAGGAGCTGGTGCCTGACCCATCTGCAGTGACCATCAGCCAGAGAAGGGGGACAGATGGAGGTGTGCAGCCAGTGGAGGAGGCTGAAAGCTTGGACACAgtggaagagcagagcagtggtgCCATTGTGCAGCTGATGGCAGAGGGGAATGAGCTCAGAGTGAGCCCAGGAGGGAGCACAGAGACAAATCTGCAGCCCTTGGGTGAGGCTGGATCctcagggacagagcagggagggaaagtgGATCCAGAGGTGCAGCCTCTGCATCAGGAGGGTAAAGAAGAGTTGGTGGAAGGGGAGGCAGAGGATGCCCAGGCAGATATGGTGTTCCATGAGGATCCCAGCCCAGAAGGCCCacagggaggagaggctgaaaaagctgctcagctggaggaggaggatggggcacAAGTACAGGGTGAGCATGGGCTGTCACACGAGCCTGAGCTTGATATGGACAGATCAGGGGTCAGGCAAAGAGAGGGGGCTGGTGAAGACATGCAAGCTCAGGAAGAGGCTGAAAGCCTGGACACTactgaggagcagagcagtggtgCCAATGTGCAGCTGATGGCAGAGGGGGATGAGCTCAGAGTGACACCAGGAGGGAGCACAGAGGCAAATCTGCAGCTCATGTCTGGATCCTCAGGGACAGAACAGGGAGGGAGTGTGGATCCAGAGGTGCAGCCTCTGCATCAGGAGGATAAAGAAGAGGTTTTGGAAAGGAAGGCAGAGGATGCCCAGGCAGATATGGTGTTCCATGAGgttcccagcccaggggctccatggggaggggagggtgaaagagctgctcagctggaggaggaggaggatggggcacAAGGACAGGGTGAGCATGGGCTGTCACACGAGCCTGAGCTTGATCTGCAGGGATCAGGGGtcaggcagggaggggaggctgATGAAGAAGTGCAAGCTCAGGAAGAGGCTGAAAGCCTGGGCACTactgaggagcagggcagtggtgCCATTGTGCAGCTGATGGCAGAGGGGGATGAGCTCAGAGTGACACCAGGAGGGAGCACAGAGGCAAATCTGCAGGTCTGGAATGAGGCTGGATCctcagggacagagcagggagggattGTGGATCCAGAGGTGCAGCACCTGGACCAGGAGGATAAAGCAGAGTTAGTGGAAGGGATGGAAGGGGAGGCAGAGGATGTCCAGGCAGATCTGCAGCTCTCAGAGGGtctcagcccaggggctccatggGTGGAGGGGAGAGGAGCCCTTCaaaatgaggaggaagaagagggtgGGGCAGAAGTACCAGGTGAGAATGGGCTGCCACAGGAGTCTGTGCTTGCTCCAGAAGAAGCAGGAgaccagcagggagaggggccTGGTGCACAGCcacaggaggaggctggaaggCTGCACACACTGGAGGCCCAGAGCACTGATGCTGGTGTGCAGCTGTTCACAGACCAGCAGATGCCCAAATCTGGCTCAGGAGGGAGCACAGAGGCAGATCTGACACCTCTGGGTGTAGCTGGGTTGTgggaaggggagcagagcctgactcTAGGCTTGGAGGCAGTTCTGGGGACATCTCCCACTGCAAAGCcatgggaaggagctgctgctgcagatgtgcCCCCTCCAGCTGaggctgccactgctgcagaggGCCCTGGTCTGGAGGCAAAACTGGGAGCATGCATTGCTCCTGAGGGGCAGATCCTGGAGGCACAGGAATTactgcagggagagagggctCCTGCAGAGGGGAAGCCTCTGGATGGAGCTCATGGTCTGGAAGTGGCACAGGGAGAGAGGCTGGAGGCAGGGGTGAGGAATGGAGTGAAAACTCAGGGTCTAGGACTAAACCAGGGCCATGATGATGCTGAGTTGGCCTCCCTGGTCTCCGAGGCGCTGTCACAACTCAGCCCCCTAAAGCTGGAAACGATGATGCAGGAGGATGTTCTCATTCCAGATGTGTGGCGGCTTTGTGCTCCAGGACAGGCAGCCCAAAGGGAGCCTCAGGAGCAGGTTTCAGCACAGGGACATGAGGGGAGGCTTCACAAGGTGACCCAACAGCCAGAGGGGGAGACACCACCCACGAGGGAACCGGAGCACACGGCTGCTGGACCTGCTGAGCATCCCAAGCAAGAGGTGCCACCAGCATCACCACTGCACAAGGCAGTGCAACCAGGAGATGCTGGGAATGATCAGCTGGGGGTGGTCCTCAGAGAAAACTCACTGGGGCAAAGGCAGCTCTTGGGAGAACAGAGCAAAGACATCAGTGTTGGTCAAAGAGAGAAGATGCAAGAGTTTGGTGAGAAAATGAGCCAGGAAggtgagcccagctcaggagagccaggggctgtgactgcagctggggcaggagctgccccacagGGTTGTCCTAAAGCTGCCCTGGACCCAGACCACCTGTACAACGTGCTGTTTGTGGGGGACTCCCACGTGGGCAAAACGTCGTTCCTGTACCGTTTGCACGCCGACACCTTCAACCCTCACCTCACGGCCACTGTGG GACTGGATTACCAGATCAAAAACCTCGTTGTGGATAACAAGCGCTTTGCTCTGCGCCTGTGGGACTCAGCTGGTCAGGAAAG GTACCGCAGCATGACCAAGCAGTTTTTCCGGAAGGCGGACGGGGTGGTGCTGATGTACGACATCACCTCCGAGTACTCCTTCTCCGACGTGCGCTACTGGCTCAGCTGCATCCAG gaaggagcagaggatgGAGTTGCTGTTCTGCTTCTTGGGAACAAAACCGACTGTGCTGCTCAGAGACAGGTCCCTACAAAGGAGGGAGAATGCCTGGCCAAG GAGCACCAGCTCATGTTTTATGAGTGCAGCGCTGCCTCAGGCCACAACGTCTTCGAGTCCATGGTCAGCTTCACCAG GTTGCTCAAAGTTCGTGAGGATGAATTGAAAAACAAGGCAGAAGAGGTACCAAAGGCACCCCAGAAGAAaaagggctgctgctggtga